In the Candidatus Paceibacterota bacterium genome, one interval contains:
- a CDS encoding histone deacetylase, producing MKIITDEHCIRYSRPGHPERPERILAAWEKLRRQTDLPIAWTRPGPCDDTAILRAHAPEHLQRLARLEDFDDDTPAYPNLRDYARASVGAALEALKSALAGETAFSLMRPPGHHATRNRAMGFCYLNNIAIAVLEALASGAKRVAVFDFDVHHGNGTESLLLNQPGCVFFSVHQYPCYPGS from the coding sequence GTGAAAATCATAACTGACGAGCACTGCATCCGATACTCGCGTCCGGGCCATCCCGAACGGCCCGAGCGCATCCTGGCTGCCTGGGAGAAGCTGCGCCGCCAAACGGACCTGCCAATTGCCTGGACCCGCCCCGGCCCCTGTGATGACACCGCCATCCTCCGCGCGCACGCGCCCGAGCACCTGCAGCGATTAGCCAGGCTGGAGGACTTCGACGACGACACGCCGGCCTATCCCAACCTGCGGGATTACGCCCGCGCTTCCGTCGGCGCCGCGTTGGAGGCGCTCAAGTCCGCGCTGGCCGGGGAGACGGCCTTCAGCTTGATGCGTCCGCCGGGGCACCACGCCACCCGCAACCGCGCGATGGGCTTCTGTTACCTGAACAACATCGCAATTGCCGTCCTCGAAGCCCTGGCCTCCGGCGCCAAACGTGTCGCTGTCTTCGATTTCGACGTCCACCACGGCAACGGCACCGAGTCGCTGCTCCTCAACCAGCCCGGCTGCGTCTTCTTCTCCGTCCATCAATACCCCTGCTATCCCGGCTC
- a CDS encoding twin-arginine translocation signal domain-containing protein, with protein sequence MKTQTSSCQTTRTSRREFMRRAGIALAAGAVAPAVWAQTNQPAGAARGSTIIDFERELKRMRFEHYRHPPVDILKEGFRPVGGRVADFGTARHDGRDHFFYIERRLQEGTPFYPGHEIYFGHASTPDFFTWEVHDPALLVRPGTWEEAHLWAPVLLRNGDEFIMAYTGLNRHLSQDIGLASSKDMFNWKRLPGNPISPAKGASWAYWREDDICSCRDPDLFRHKGRVWMPYTANTKQGATCIALASTANFKRWQDHGPILVGPAASYEPRLTGGHPQGSFESANLSFRDGRYFLIFHAAIRDLGRGTWAATSDRIDAFSMEKLYPFWNDGACIEVVRDKGTRSLLAGVSGGCLRFGEVDWSEPKPAARTVTERETLQRWQSD encoded by the coding sequence GTGAAAACTCAGACCTCCAGCTGTCAAACGACCAGGACCAGTCGCCGTGAATTCATGCGGCGCGCGGGAATTGCGCTTGCCGCCGGCGCCGTTGCGCCAGCCGTTTGGGCCCAAACCAATCAGCCAGCCGGCGCGGCGCGCGGCTCCACGATCATTGACTTCGAGCGCGAGCTCAAGCGCATGCGTTTCGAGCATTACCGGCACCCGCCCGTTGACATTCTCAAGGAAGGCTTCCGGCCCGTCGGAGGGCGCGTGGCGGACTTCGGCACCGCCCGGCATGACGGCCGCGACCATTTCTTCTACATCGAGCGTCGCCTGCAGGAGGGCACCCCTTTCTACCCCGGGCACGAAATCTACTTCGGCCACGCCTCCACGCCCGACTTCTTCACCTGGGAAGTGCACGACCCGGCGCTGCTGGTTCGGCCGGGCACGTGGGAAGAGGCGCATCTCTGGGCACCGGTGCTGCTCCGCAACGGCGACGAGTTCATCATGGCCTACACCGGCCTGAACCGCCACCTGTCGCAGGACATCGGCCTGGCTTCGAGCAAGGACATGTTCAACTGGAAACGGTTGCCGGGTAATCCCATTTCGCCGGCGAAAGGCGCTTCCTGGGCTTACTGGCGTGAAGACGACATCTGCAGTTGCCGCGACCCGGACCTCTTCCGCCACAAGGGCCGCGTCTGGATGCCCTACACCGCCAACACGAAGCAGGGCGCCACCTGCATCGCGCTGGCCAGCACTGCCAACTTCAAGCGGTGGCAGGACCATGGCCCGATACTGGTCGGCCCCGCCGCGAGCTACGAGCCGCGGCTGACCGGCGGTCATCCGCAAGGCAGCTTTGAATCCGCCAACCTCTCCTTCCGCGATGGCCGCTACTTTCTGATCTTCCACGCCGCCATCCGCGATCTGGGCCGCGGCACCTGGGCGGCCACCAGCGACCGCATAGATGCGTTCAGCATGGAGAAACTCTACCCCTTCTGGAATGACGGCGCTTGCATCGAGGTGGTGCGGGACAAGGGAACGCGCTCCCTGCTGGCGGGGGTCAGCGGCGGCTGCCTGCGCTTTGGAGAAGTGGACTGGTCCGAGCCCAAACCCGCGGCACGAACCGTCACCGAGCGCGAGACGCTGCAACGCTGGCAATCGGATTGA